The following proteins are encoded in a genomic region of Streptomyces gobiensis:
- a CDS encoding ATP-binding protein: protein MDDVMDGYGEAGAGRTSLGVMTLHPLPESVPRARRWFRKFIAPYGIACSLDDCLLMLSELVTNAILYGQAKGEWRVRVEWWRDGTSLRVDVHNPGLPDKVRMRQAAADEAHGRGLCLVSALADSWHAGPSRFGGTMVSFVVADAWP, encoded by the coding sequence ATGGACGACGTCATGGATGGCTACGGCGAAGCCGGCGCGGGTCGTACATCGCTCGGCGTGATGACTTTGCATCCGCTGCCGGAGTCGGTGCCCCGGGCCCGCCGCTGGTTCCGGAAGTTCATCGCCCCGTACGGCATCGCCTGTTCCCTCGACGACTGTCTGCTGATGCTCTCGGAGCTGGTGACCAACGCGATCCTCTACGGCCAGGCCAAGGGCGAGTGGCGAGTGCGGGTCGAGTGGTGGCGGGACGGGACGTCGCTGCGGGTCGATGTGCACAATCCAGGGTTGCCGGACAAGGTGCGGATGCGTCAGGCCGCCGCCGATGAGGCCCATGGGCGTGGTCTGTGCCTGGTCAGCGCGCTGGCCGACTCCTGGCACGCGGGACCGAGCCGGTTCGGCGGCACGATGGTTTCGTTCGTTGTCGCCGACGCCTGGCCCTGA
- a CDS encoding TetR/AcrR family transcriptional regulator, which yields MTAEQAAERTAEQAAPGPAPVRRMRRAERREQILDAATRAFARTGFAATGLDDVAAEAGITRVMLYRHFESKADMYRAALDRACTRLAETVGCDNFDGDSIPALVRAASADPDAFRLLFHHAAREPEFCDLIDTLTVASAEIAQRNLAQRIPAGPWLDWAAHVIPSFTTEAVIGWLDAGQPDPELAAERIDQAVQGIIEAARSANS from the coding sequence ATGACAGCAGAGCAAGCAGCGGAGCGAACAGCGGAGCAGGCAGCCCCCGGACCCGCGCCGGTCAGGCGGATGCGCCGGGCCGAGCGGCGTGAGCAGATACTCGACGCCGCCACCCGGGCGTTCGCCCGCACCGGATTTGCCGCCACCGGCCTCGACGATGTCGCCGCTGAGGCGGGTATCACCCGCGTGATGCTGTACCGGCACTTCGAGTCCAAGGCCGATATGTACCGAGCGGCTCTGGACCGCGCCTGCACCCGGCTGGCGGAGACGGTGGGATGCGACAACTTCGACGGCGACTCGATACCCGCCCTGGTACGCGCCGCCTCAGCCGACCCCGACGCCTTCCGGCTGCTGTTCCACCATGCCGCCAGGGAACCGGAGTTCTGCGACCTCATCGACACCCTCACCGTGGCCTCCGCCGAGATCGCTCAGCGCAACCTCGCCCAGCGCATCCCCGCCGGACCGTGGCTGGACTGGGCGGCACATGTGATCCCCTCGTTCACCACCGAGGCCGTCATCGGCTGGCTGGACGCCGGCCAGCCCGATCCCGAGCTGGCCGCGGAGCGGATCGATCAGGCCGTACAGGGCATCATCGAAGCCGCGCGGTCTGCCAACAGCTAG